ATTAGTCCTGTATCTATTGATTAGAGTTCAGCCTTTGAATGTGTCATAATGAGATCaagtaatatttgtttttctggggAAAGGGAGTTAAGGATTTAGCATTATTCCTATGAACTGGAGTTTTAGTTTGCTAGTGTGGGTGGAACATTAATTAGTTACTCGTTAGCCCTGTGTCTTTTGATTAGAGTTCTGCCTATGAATGTGTCATAGTGAGATAAAGaggtatttgtttttgtggggAAAGGGAGTTAAGGATTTAGCATTATTCATATGAACTGGAGTCTTCGTTTGTGTTGGGGGACATTAGTAATCGTAAAGCAAACTAAAGATATCTGGATTCTTCCATAGAAACTTAAGCCAATGTAAACACAACAGATTGCTCAATAGTCACTGACCGAATCTCATCTGAGCCCTCAAGAAACGTATGATCCCAGACCACCAGGTTAGATCACCATAAACCTGTGCATCAAAACACTTTGTACATGAACAAAGCTCTATATGTATTTTAATGGCATTGTCAGAGATgatataaaaaataactttaatcaAATCtgtaatatgtaaaatatgaatagCTGCTATAATACGTAGCTGTAACTCAGCTACATTGCTGTTGTGGAATGTTGCTGTTCATTGTGCTGAGATATTTGAGACAAAGCAGTTCACAGATGAGACTACTCTAAACTAATTGTTTTTATCACCAACTTGATCGTTTAAAGGTGTACTTTCAAAGACTGTCAATATTTAACAAGggtgcacacatatacacgttGTACAACAGTATGGCCAGTAACTCTGACCTCAACCGTACAATATCTTTTGTTGCAAAACCTGATGCCTCCATTCTTGCTTTGATTGATTCCTATTTAAAAACCTGAACAAGAACATTCTCAAGTTTTCAGCTGTGACAGGTTAATATCCTAGATATTCTGGAGTGGAGGAAAAGGTCACGGTGTGATCTGttatcttattttgaaattataatCTTGCACTGGATCCGTGTTTACACTTTGCATGTCTTACATATCTGAATATCATATCAAGGATTTGTTTCCTATCTCATCATGTTTTCATCAAATGTCATCAAAAGGTGGgtagagggagaaagaaagagagagaggcaaggCAGAGTGGAGCAGAGAGAGTACACAGGCTCCTCCTCATTCGCTGCGTgtatttagtgtgttttttcagcctgttcttcactcacactctcactcagcAGAGATTCAGTGGTGGAGAGCAAAAATTCCCACTGGGAAAAGGTTGAAAGGGAAACTGATTTTCCTTCTCTAAGACAAAGaaatataagaagaagaagaaggtagaatgatttaaaaatatcatttataaATATTGCTTATTTGGGAGGAGGGATATTCTCATCAGCCTTGCCTTTTGCACGTGCTCAGCTCTGCACAACTGTTTTCCCAGATGGAGAGGAtgcagggagagggagaggtagACCTGGAGCAACCAAGCCCACTGACTGACAAGGAGAAGATGATGATCCAGGACTCCTGGAGAAAAGTCTTCCAGAACTGTGATGACGTTGGTGTGACCATATTAGTCAGGTATCACTGTAGTTTTTCTCACCTGTGTCATGTTTGGAATTTTAGGTTGAGTATAGAGTTTGGAAGATTCATTCTATTAGagctgttttaatatttgtcaCAAGAATCATTAACTTCTATGTGGCTTGTTACTACTCGCCAGTAGTTGCATGTGGAAAAACTACTATGCATAATATCTAAATCCTTTGCATCATGTTTCTCCCTATCTCTGCAGCTTTAATTAGTTCACTCCTGATAAGGCCAAATTAGGATTTTGTCTCTTTCCCCCTCCATAATAATCACGTATCTCCTGGAGGCACAGGCCTACTGACGCTTGAAGCTTTTCtgacacagaaaactgcaaacaTACACATCAATCTACTGACAGTGTCAAAGTCTGTGACCAAACTAAAGGCTCATCTTCTTAGAATGCAGTCAATTACTCTCATTTAACAGATTTCCAATATGTCCAAAGGAACACAGTCATTCAGATTTTTGCATGTACTAGAGTGTTCTCAACTCTCCCTCTTCTGAGAAGGAAATAATAGATGTTAACATCCATCATGCTCCTTTGACTCTTAAAGGACCCACTCCTTCAGAGGAAGGTCACATTTTGAATCCCTGTATAGAGGCCAGGCTGCCTATAGCAGCATTAATCCACAGCAGTCAGACTTTTATCTCTTTTATCGGAAAACAGGGAATGAAAGTTTTCTATCACACTGTCTATGTGTGTACAATTTACTAAATATTCTTCATCTTTCCATTGTATGTAATAATGATGAGTATGCAAATCCTGTTGGAGGAGTCTTTAATGTTTACATTGGACTCATTAAAAGAAAACGctccaaaaacaaaattaaataaagtaaaataacatTGTTGTTAAGATTAAACTCATGCAGTcacctgtaaaatgttttttcactgATTACTAAATTTAAGGATCTAGTTGCAGCACTTTCAAATTCATATTCCACTCCTGTTCTCTTTATAATAAACATGTTGAAAGTAAAACTTAGTCACTTTACCTTTCATTTCAATGTTATTTCATGAAGACCTTATGACCCTCAGGAATGTGGGGAATGAAGGCTGATAGCTAAGTATGATCATGTCAAATGCTCTATGCCAGAAAGAGTCATGTTAACAGCTAACCTAATTGAAACCTTCAAACTTCCAGGTAGCTTAAGATCCAGAGTAGTGAATTATGGCAGTATATCACTGAAATTAGAAACTTTTTTCAATTCAGCTCTTCGGTGAGTgttgaagaataaaaaaagaaagatttagTGTCCAGTCaccatataaaatattaatgagGCTATTTATATGCAACCACAGGTCATGCAAttacaagagagagagagattaaacACCACAGTTCCTGATTACTTTGCAGAGGAACTAGGAATACTTTGCTCCAGCAATTGCAGAGGTGCTCCACCCAGAGCATAGAGAACACAACACAACCTTCCATTCTCCTCGCTGTTATAGACTGCCATAATTCACTACTCTGGGACTGCATTTAAATTGAAACTCAAGCCATATGTTTAAGgctggaaaacattttttgcttCGTTTTGTGTTAGTTgtagagacagagggagatggGACATCAGGATTTGTTAGGAAGCAACCAGATGCATTGGCCCTCTTCCCACACTGTGGGAGCGGGTGAGTCTGTAATACCTCTGAGggtcaaacagagaaaaaagtcaaagaaatgttttgaaacTGACTGTTTGTGGACACAGCACAGTGTGAGCTGTGGGAGAAATGCAAGGTAATATCAAACTCCAAATCTGGAACTGAACAAAATATGAAGAATATAATATTTATGCTAACTCAAACATGAAATATGATCCATCTTTGCAGTAATAATAACTACAACCCTAACCAGAAATTAAAAGGACAgcatcaggtgtgttcatgGTAGACTGAATAGtgacatactttttttttcatctcgCCCTCTCTAATTAGCACATTTCACCTTTTGTTAGAAATTGTAAAATCTTGCAGGATCCTGGGCTCTTTTTTGAGGCATGACAGAAACCACAGATGGCAGAGCCAACAGGTTAACAAGGGCAAACTACATCCAGTAACAAACTAGCGCTATTTCAAACTCAGAGCTATAACACCCTGTAAATACAGAATTCTTCCCAAGCAGTATCAGAGTTACAGCAACCCTCAGGACAAACATCTGTTGCATTTTATCTGATGCTGCAGTATTTATCCAATATTTATTCAGTATGACAGGATTAATGAATTAGaaaagtgaataaagaaaaactcaaatgactttgtttttgcCCCATTCACCCTATTATGTAATCACTGGTAGAAACAATGTGATTTATAATATTAATGTTAAAACAAGAGAGCAACATCTAAAAGTATGTTTATAAATGAGCACATCACCTTTGTTAATAATGATAAGAATGCAACAGCAGCTGGAtgcttctcctctgcttttaaATATCTTTCAAATGAGATACAAAACATGCAGTGCCTAGACAATAGTTAATCAAACAGTTAAAGGCAAAATGTGCAGTACGTTCATGTCAGCTCTGATGTTTACCTATGGCAGCAAgctataaaaaaatgaatgttggtTTGCAGGATGAAGCGGGTGCAGGCTGAAGAGTGATGAGATTAGTGGCttcacagcagctgctcacaCTCATAACTGTCATTTAACTCTAATTATCCTCCTTTGCAGGCTGTTTGTGAACTTCCCGTCATCCAAGCAGTACTTCAGTCAGTTCAAGAACATTGAGGAGCCGGAGGAACTGGAGCGATGTGCCCAGCTCAGAAAGCATGCTCACAGAATCATGGATGCCATCAATACACTGGTGGAGAGCCTTGACGACTCAGAGAAGGTGGCCTCAGTGCTGAAAGTAGTGGGCAAGGCCCATGCACTCCGACACAAGGTGGAGCCTGTGTACTTCAAGGTAAAGTGTATATGAATACAAAAATAAGTGACACAGACTCATACATTAGTGTTTAATGTTAGTATGTTTTGATATAACACAGccatattaatttaaaaaatatcttaaGCTGTACTGAGAGATTTCTAGCCTCTATACGGCAGAAACTGTAGACAAACataactgcagctgctgcttcttttaACTGTAGGccatcttaaaaaaaataaaatgagccCTGGGTTTGGGACtatgatatttgtttttcaatttattCAGGCTTTATGCTAAGATAGACTAAGCCTAACATCTCCTGGCTGTAGCTCTATATTTCCATAAAGACATGAGAGTGTTATTTATCTTTTAACCTAAAAATCAATCAGGCATGTTTTCATATTATGTTAAACTGTTCCTATAATTAAATTTCCAGTTGTCTTAATTAAATTCTGCATCTTGCCCAGATCCTGAGTGGCGTGATACTGGAAGTTCTGGGAGAAGAGTTTCCAAATGTTGTGACACCAGACGTGGCAGCAGCGTGGACCAAACTCTTGGCTACGGTCTACTGCAGCATCACAGCTATCTATGAGGAACTGGGCTGGACTAAGCTCTCAACTACAACTGGGTGAACCAGACTATTCCCACCCAGAGACTTCTATTTTTTTGGCTATGGCCTCATAACAGAGAGGAATCTATACTTACTAATCTCAGAATAAAATTTTATGTAATCTAACATAATCATGGATTATGAAACATAAAATCTTAATGTAAATGACTAAAAATACAGGTACTGTGCTCTTTTCATGGCTAGCCATGTGGGTTTGTGCATGAGACAACGAGCAAGTAAAACATTGAAGGATCTCCTGTTTTTTGATCTTGTAACAGGTGACATCATTTATaggaagaaaagacaaacataatCCCTGTAGTGAACAAGAGGTCACATTTGACTTGGATGTGCCTTTTGCTGAATGTGTATATTTAGAAATTGCCATGTAAAGACCATTATTTCTAAATATCTTGTGatgtttttcccttttcaacCTGTATCCATTCTGTCCACTATGTTCAGAATATcaagacatttttacatttttgacagTTAATTGTGCTGATCGTTATGACTAACCTTTGTATCtgtatttaacattttgaaataaaataaaataaaaaccatgtgACATCAGAACTGCAATGTTGAattcttttaaatttatatCTGCTGTAATCTGACTCCCCTGCATTTCTAATCACGATTGTGTCTACAAAATTAgacctttcctttcttttgctTGGTCCACTGCTCCTTTATTCTCTGCTTGACTCAGCAGTGCTAAGTATAAGTGGTTCAGCTGTTGAAAGTCCCCATTTATACCCTCATTTATCCCACTATGCTCTTTCTTTTAACAATATATTGTAGGAACACTGCATTTAGCCTGCAGGGATGCCATTATAGGTTCAGGTATATTTAGAAGCAGCCCCATGATAGCTATAACAATGATCCACCATTTGCCAAAGACAGTTTGAGCACAATAACTATAAATTAGTATTATCCAGAGTTACAGTAATTTGACTGGTAGCTGATGTGTTAATCCTTACTgtaaaccatccatccatccatccattatctgtacctgcttattccttaaccagggtcacagggatcagctggagcctatcccagctctctttgggtgaaaggcaggggtccaccctggacaggtcaccagtccatcacagggccacatagaaacaaacaacctcacacactcacacgcactcctatgggcaatttagagtcaccaatcaacctgacatacatgtttttggactgtgggaggaaaccagaggacctggagaaaacccacagaagcacagggagaacatgcagactccacacgAAAGGCcggttgcgaacccaggactttcttgctgtgaggccaccgtgctgccccttACTGTAAACCCAAGCTGTGAAACTGTCATAGTGCCTCTTAAAGCCAGTTTCAACAAGCCTTCTTACAAAATGctcccctaaaaaaaaaaaaaacaaacaacaaaacacacaacataaaggttgatgtgttgtgctgtgttgatGGCATGCTGACGAGGTGGGCTCTTTTCAGAGTGGAAACACACAGCATGCTCTGTTTACCGTCTAGTCCTGCCAGCGAGATCTAACCCCCTCCTTGATCCTAGCTAATCCTCTGAGCTAATCTCCCTACTCACAAGTGAGAGCCAAGAGGAAAGACAAGAATAGTCAGACTGTTACAACACAAACTGCCTTTTACCATTCAAGCCTTTCAATGAGAGGAGAGGTCTCAGTGCTCTAACCACCAGCAGTCCCAAGGTAGGAGATCCCTGGGGTAGGACCATGTGTACCACTATCATGGTCCTCACCACCGTGGCTGTCATCCTGCGGCAGATGTTCTCCAACAAAATTAAACCGTGAGTACATAGCACATCATTTATCCAGCCACTCATAAACAGTGGTTCTTACTGAAATAAGAGACTTTATGTTTTTTCCAATTTGAGGTTTGGATTCAGACTGCAAAGACATATAAATGCCATTTACAACTTATTTAAAGGGTTTACaaagtttattttgattttcattcaCAGCTTCATGCTTGTGAGAAAAGCTTTATTTGAACAAAAATTTATAAATTCTTTCACCGACACCCACTTATGAGCAAAAACagcattgtgtgtttgttctatGTGTGACAGACAAGGAAAGAGAGTCTTAATTTGCAATCACCCATGTGATCATTTTAGTGTTTGCCATGTGTGTGGATTAAGTGGCCTGCTACATAACAACAGCATACTCCAGCTTTTATTAATGGAGAGAGGAACGGAAGTGAAAGCATCTGAGTTCTTGAGTCCATGGCTGCTGACATACTCAAAGTGCAATTTTCTCAGAGCCCGGCCCTGCTTAGCCATTCACGCAGTAAAGCAAACAGTGCCACATGGCTACAGCACTATGGAACATGGCAACAACTAGCTCACACAATTATGAGCTAATAAACAGcaaaacctgttttttcaggatgACTTCACATCCTTTACTCTACACTAAACTATGTGCTCAAGAAGGTTGTGTGACAGAACCTGTGCAGCATTTAATAGTGAACATTATGTTCTATATCATGTCATAGGCACAAAGAGGCCACTGAGAAGGATGTGCCATACATGCAGAGCAAGAGAGCAGCAGCGAgccaaaaatgacaacagtgagCATCACAAGATAAGGTAACACATACAAGTCAATAAAACAGGCTGAGAGGATATACTAAAGAGCCACAGGGGCCAGAAAGGGATACtcttgtcattttgttttgcacttCCAAGCAGCAGAGGCCAATATACTCTAATTTGTAGTTCTGACTATTGGTCAAGCTCCAAAGCCTGTGgcaattttaatttcattgaGATAACTGGACAACATGTCTCATTAGAGTCCCCTGCCTGATAAGTACCCATGtcagtttcttttcagtttcttaTTATGTCCTAAAAGGGAAGACGTATATACAAAGTCTAAAGGTTCTTGGAAAGGATGGTGTATGTTTCTGAAGCGAACGTGTGTGTTTAGTTGGCACACTTTCAGTTAATTAACTCAAATTAATTACTAGTCCAACCTAGAGAATATTTTAATGAGTGCCTGCTGGTTGGCTGCCCATGCACAGCTGAATGAAGAGTAAAAGTTTCATTGATTACAAAGTTAATATTGACTTGGGTATGAATTGAGAAAATGTTCCTCTGGAAATATCAATTGTGTTTAAACAACTAATTTAATTCAACTTGTCTATATTTTCTCTTTACTACCAGTTTACATGATTATTTCCAGGCCTTTTTCAGGTGTTATTAGGAAATAACTGCACTGTATAATAAACtattagtgtttttgttttaaagttgtttGCTTCAAGCCCAAACTGAAATTACATTATCACAAGACAAAATATTAGATGATTCTGAAAACTTCAGATTACGTTCAGTGACAGTCTCAGCATAAGAGGAACACTATGCCctgcactgacactgacatttggCACTAGAGGGAACTCAAAAGGTGCACAGTCATCCAATGTGGATGTAATTCTTTGGTATAGTAAGGTGAGGTGAGA
This genomic window from Mastacembelus armatus chromosome 8, fMasArm1.2, whole genome shotgun sequence contains:
- the LOC113140917 gene encoding cytoglobin-1-like, which produces MERMQGEGEVDLEQPSPLTDKEKMMIQDSWRKVFQNCDDVGVTILVRLFVNFPSSKQYFSQFKNIEEPEELERCAQLRKHAHRIMDAINTLVESLDDSEKVASVLKVVGKAHALRHKVEPVYFKILSGVILEVLGEEFPNVVTPDVAAAWTKLLATVYCSITAIYEELGWTKLSTTTG